GGCCGTCACCAATCTGGAGAATCACCTGCGTGCTTTATCTCCTGATTTTAGCCTGGATATTCCGTCGCCGGTGGGCCGCGATCTCGTGCTGACCATTGACCGCCGCATTCAGGCCATCGTGGAGGATGAACTGAAGTTCGCCGTTGATTACTACGGCGCAACCGGCGGCACCATCATTGTGATGGATCCAAAGACGGGCGAGATTTTGGCCATGGCGTCTGCACCCGGCTACTCGCCCAATACGTTTTATGAGGTGCAGGCCGCGCCCGACCAGCATGACCCATTCAGCGATCCCGCCACCGGGCTGCTGTATGAGCCAGGGTCAGTGTTCAAGATCGTCACCATGGCCGCGGGCCTGGATTCGGGCAAGGTGACACTCGATCAGAAGTTCAAGGATGTGGGCGTCCTGGAAGTAGGCGAACGCGAGATTCGCAACTCGGACCGCCAGGCGCATGGCGAGGTCGCCATTCCCACGATCCTGCAGCGTTCCTTGAATATCGGTTCGGCGCAGGTGGCCCTGGCCATGGGCGCCGACACATTCTATTCCTATGTCGAGCGCTTTGGTTTCGGTAATGTCACCGGCGTTGATCTGTCCGGTGAGGTGCGCGGCATCGTCAAGAGGCCCAAGTCCAGCGCGCAGTGGAGCCCGTCCGATCTGGCTACCAATGCCTTCGGCCAGGGCATCAGCGTGACACCCATGCAGATGATTTGCGCGGTGTCGGCGGTCGCCAATAACGGCGTCATGATGCGCCCCCATGTGGTCAAGGCCATCGTGGATCACGGGCGCTGGTTCGAGATCGAACCGTCGCCGGTGCGCATTGCCATCTCACCCCAGACCGCCCGCCTGATGACCGATATCCTGGTCAGCGTGGTGGAGAACGGCGGCACCAATCAAGCCGCCGTGCCTGGCTATCATATCGCCGGCAAGACCGGCACGGCTGAGATTCCGGGGCGTACAGCCTACGACTCTGACCTGACGATTTCGACCTATGTCGGCTATGCACCGGCCGCCGACCCTCGTTTCGTGGTGCTGGTCAAGCTGGACAAGACGCGGCTGTCGGTTTGGGCAGGGCACACCAGTGCTCCCACCTTCCAACGGCTGGCGCGACGCCTGTTTGCCCTTCTCAACATTCCGCCCAGTGACGGATGAATCGCTCATGCAACTGACCTTGTCACACCTGCTCGCCGTGTTGGCCAACCCGGCAGCAATCAGCCTGAACACCCCTTCCCCCGCGACGGTCTCCGATCTCCGGTCTCCGATCTCCGGTCTCCGGTCTCCGGTCTCCGGTCTCCGGTCTCCGGTCTCCGATCTCCGGTCTCCGATCTCGACCGTCGTAGTTGATTCGCGGCAGGTGCAGCCGGGCGCGGTGTTCGTGGCCCTGGCTGGGGAACGCACCAATGGCCATTCCTTTGTGACCGACGCCTTGCACCGGGGGGCCGTGGCGGCTATCGTGGAGCAGGACGTGGTTCCAGATGCTGAGTGTTGGATCGTGGATACCCGAGCATTCGTGCTCCAGCACTCAGCCTCATCTTTCAGCCCACCCCCGACGGGCCGGCCGCTGCTGCTGCGCGTGGAAAACTCGCTGCAGGCGCTGCAAGCCTGGGCCGCGGCCTGGCGCGCGGACGTAGGCGCGGTCAGCGGCCTGCGGGTGATCGGCATCACCGGCAGCGTGGGCAAGACGAGCACCAAAGAATCGGTAGCCTCCGTGCTGGCGCGGCGCTTTCCCACGCTCAAGAGTGTGGGCAACCAGAACAATGAAATTGGCGTGCCCCTGACCCTGCTGCGCCTGACGCCGGCCGACCGGCGCGCGGTGCTGGAGATGGGCATGTACTACTTGGGCGACATTGCCCTGCTGGCGCGCCTGGCTCAGCCCCAGGTGGGCGTCATTACCAATGTGGGGCCAGTGCATTTGGAGCGCGCTGGCAGCCTGGAGCGCATTGCCCAAGCCAAAGGCGAACTGATCGAAGCCCTGCCGGCCTCTGGCGTGGCCATTCTCAACCAGGATGACCCCCTGGTGATGGCCCTGGCACCGCGCAGCGCGGCGCGGGTCTTCACCTACGGCCTCGACAGCCGCGCCGATCTCTGGGCTGATGAGATCAGCAGCGAAGGGCAAGAGGGCATCCGTTTTGCCCTGCACTACGAGGGCGACCATCTGCATGTCAAGGTGCCCATGCTGGGGCGCCACAGCGTACACACGGCGCTGCGTGCCGCGGCCGTGGGCCTGGTGGAGGGACTGAACTGGCAGGAAATCATCGAAGGCTTGCAAGATGTGCAGGCGCAGCTACGCCTGGTGGTGGCGCCCGGCCTGCGTGGCAGCATGGTGATTGATGACACCTACAGCGCCAGCCCGGCCGCCACCCTGGCCGCGCTCAACCTGTTGGCCGACCTGGCGGTGCCATCTGGCGCTCGCCGCATCGCCGTTCTGGGTGACATGCGCGAACTGGGCGATCAGACGGAGATTGGGCATCGCAAGGTGGGCCAGCGTGCGGCCGATGTCGCGGGGAAACTGGTCGCCGTGGGGCCGCTGGCTCGCCTGATTGCGGCTGAGGCGCTCAGCGCCGGCATGGCGCCGGGCAATGTGGCCCAGGTGAATGACAACGCCGGCGCCGTGGCCGTCTTGCGCAGCATGGTGCAAAGCGGCGACTTGATCCTGGTCAAAGGCTCGCGTGCCCTGCATTTAGAGGAAATTGTGGCCGCTCTCAGCCGGCCGGAAAGCGAGGACGTGTAGGAAAATGGCCTATTCGTTGACGCTGGGCGCCATCGCCTTTTTTCTGGCCGTCATTTGGGGCCGGCCGCTGATCAACCTGCTGGTCCGCAACCGCATCGGCAAACAGATTCGCATCGAGGGACCAACGACACACCAGGTCAAGACCGGCACACCCACCATGGGCGGCCTGATGATCCTGATCCCGGTTATCGTCATTACCAGTGCCCTCAACATCGCCAATCTGCTCGGCTGGAACATCATCGGCCGTTCCGTATTGGTGCCCATGACGGTCCTCTTGCTGTTTGGCCTGCTGGGCGCGGTTGACGATCTGGAAGGGGTGCGCGGCCGTCGCAGCAAAGGCGAGGGCATCCTGGGCCGTTGGAAGGCGCTGGCGCAGATCATCCTGGCGACCCTGGTCGTGCTTTTTTTGCATTTTGTCCTGGACCTGCGCAGCGTGGCCGTGCCAGGCATTCGGGAGAAGATTGAGATTGGCCTGTGGTACATTCCGGCGGCGGTGTTCATCGTGGTGGCCTTTTCCAACGCCGTCAACCTGACCGACGGGCTGGACGCGCTGGCCGGCAGCCTGGCGGCCAGCGCCTTCACCTGCTATGGCGTCATCGCATTCTTGCAGCAGCAGGTGTGGCTGGTGGCCTTCTGTTTCACGCTGGTGGGCGCCATCATGGCCTTTCTGTGGTTCAATGCGCACCCCGCTGAGCTGTTCATGGGGGACACCGGCTCCCTGGCGCTGGGCGCGACCCTGGCCGTGGTGGCCTTGATGACCGGCCAATGGCTGCTGCTGCCGGTGGTGGCCGCCGTCTACACCGCAGAAACGGTTTCCGTGACGTTGCAGGTGCTCTGGTTCAAGCTCTCGCGGCGCCTCTACGGCCAGCCGCGGCGCCTGTTCAAAATGGCCCCATTGCATCATCATTTTGAACTGACGGGCTGGTCAGAGACGCAGGTCACGCAGCGGTTTTGGCTGGTGGGCATTCTGTGCGGCATGCTGGGCATTGCCCTGGCGTTACTCTGAGTAGGTGGCTATGGCACACATTGCACTTCATATCAACAGCCCGCAGTCGCTGCCGGCCACGGCCGGTCAAGCCATTGCCCTCGCGCTGCGCCCGGTCAGCCAGGAAATCCACCTGGCCCTGGAACAGGCGCAGACTGAGCGAGCCTTGAGCCTGGCCACGGTCACGCTGGCGGCCGCAAGCGCGCAGTTGACGACGCCCGCTGCCGGGTCTTTGGACGCGTGCCTGCACCTGCTGGCCATCGAGATTGCCGCCAGCCCGTTGACCTGCCTGGCCGATGGCACGCTGCAAGAAGCGCTGGAGGTCTGGATCGAACATCGCGCCTGGCGCGTCAGCCCGTTGGAAGGGCGCCGCCTGGCCGATCGCGTCGCTCAGCGCCTGAGCACCGGCACGGACGCGACTTGGAGCCAGCGCGTGGCCCCCAACGGTTATTGGCAGGCCAGCGTCTGGGCGCCGTTGACATATGGGTGAGATGATGAATTCGTCCTGGTTCAGAGGCAAGCGCATCGTCATTTTGGGCCTGGCCCGGCAAGGCACGGCCCTGGCGCGCTTCCTGGTTGGCCGGGGCGCGCATGTCACCATCAGTGACCTGCAGCCGGCCGGCGCCGCGTCTCTGGCCGCAGCCCAGGCCGCGGTGGCTGACCTGCCGGTGACGCTGGCCCTGGGCGGCCATCCGCTGGCGCTGTTGGACGATGCCGACCTGCTGTGCCTCAGCGGCGGCGTCTCGCCTGATCTGCCGATCGTGCAGGCGGCGCGGGCGGCCGGCATCCCGCTCAGCAACGACTCGCTGTTGACCTTGCAGCAGACCGCGGCCTTCAGCGTGGGCATCACCGGCTCCAGCGGCAAGACCACGACGACGACCTTGACCGGCGCGATGCTCAAGGCCAGCGGACTGACGACCTGGGTCGGCGGCAATATCGGCACCCCGTTGATTGATCAACTGGACGCCATCGCCGCGAATGACCGCATCGTGCTGGAGTTGTCGAGTTTTCAACTGGAGCTGTTCGACCCCGCCCTATGCCTGGGCGAGCCGGTCAGCACCCGTGTGGCCGGCATGCTCAATGTGACGCCCAATCATTTGGACCGCCACCCTTCGATGGACGCGTACGCGGCGGCCAAGCGTAACCTGCTGCTGCATCAGCGCGCCGGCGATGTCGCGGTGCTTGGACTGGACAACGAGATCACCGCGGCCTGGTATGCGGCTTACGCGACGGCTGCAGGGCGCGGCCTGCCAGGCGCTGGCGTGCAGGTGTTGGGCTTCAGTCTGCTGACCGAGCCGCCAGTCGGCGCCTCCCTGCGCGGCGACGAGCTGCGCCTGCGCTTGCCAGGGCAGGCCGAGCAGCGGGTGTGTCGCGTCGCGGATGTGCGCCTGCGCGGCAGGCACAACATCGCCAATCTGCTGGCGGCCTTCTGCCTGAGCGGGGCGGCCGGCGCCAGCGTCGAGGCCATGACCGCGGTGGCAACGACATTCAGCGGCGTGGCCCATCGGCTGGAACTGGTACGGGTGCATGCCGGGGTGGCATGGTACAACGACTCGATTGCCACTGCGCCCGAACGGACCATCGCCGCGCTGCAGTCCTTCGACGAGCCGATCATTCTGCTGGCCGGGGGGCGCGATAAGCATCTGCCGTGGGATTTGCTGGCGCTGGCTGGTCGCGGCCGGGTGCGCCATGTCGTCACCTTTGGCGAGGCGGCCGGCCTGATCGAACGTGCCCTGGCCGATTTTGCCGCCGCGCATCCTGCTGCGCCGGGCGCCGCGCCGTCGGTTCAGCATACGGACAGCCTGGCGCAGGCCGTGGCCCTGGCCGCGACCCTTGCCCAACCCTCGGATGTGGTGCTCCTGTCGCCGGGCGGCACCAGTTACGATGCCTATCGCGATTTTGCCGCGCGTGGCGAGCACTTCCGGGCGTTGGTTGACGGGTTGTGAGGGATTTTATAACATGAAGACAGCCAAAAACGTTGCTCTGCTCGATTACGGGTTGCTGGTTCTGACAGCAACTCTGATTGGTATTGGCTTCATCATGATTTTTAGCTCCAGCTACCAGCAGTCGGTGATGCGTTTCGAGTTGTCGCCCACCTATTTTGCGCAGCGCCAACTGCAATGGATTGTGGTCGGTACGGTGGCGATGTTGGCCTGTGCTCTGGTGAATTATCATCTGCTCGAACGCTACGCGACTCCCCTGTTGGGCACGATCCTGCTCCTGCTCGTGGCCGTGCTGCTCTTTGGCGAGGATATCTACGGCGCCAGGCGCACCCTGGCCGGTGGGTCGGTGCAGCCCGGCGAGGCCGCGAAGCTCATCATGATCATTTACGCCTCGGCCTGGCTCACCAGTAAGGGGGAGAAGATCAAACTGATCTCCTATGGCTTGCTGCCCTTTAGCGTCGTTTTGGGCATCGTGGCCGGGTTGATTATTCTGGAGCCGAACCTCAGCACCGCGCTGCTGATTACCATCACTGCGATGACGATGTTCTTCATCGCCGGCGCCACGCTGCGTCAGGTGATCGTGTGTGTGGCGATCTTCTTACTCACCTGCGGCCTGCTCTTTACGCGCTATCCCCATGCGCGCGAGCGCATTACGCAGATGATCAGCGCGGGCGGTGATCCCAGCCAGGGCACGAACGAGCAGGCGCAGCAGTTTGGCGACGCCTTCAAGAACGGCGGTCTGTTGGGCCGCGGCCTGGGCAATGGCGATCTCAAGACGAACATGCCGCTACCCTGGACTGACGGCATCGTGTCGGTCATCGGTGAGGAGTTCGGCTTGCCGGGCACTCTGTTCGTGGTGGCGCTTTACCTGGGATTGACCTTTCGCGGGCTGCGCATCGCTTCGCAGGCCGCGGACGGCTTCGGTTTCCTGTTGGCGTTTGGCATTACCATCTGGCTGGTCTATCAGGCCATCGTGCATGTGGCCGCGGCCACTGGGTTGGGGCCGCTCACCGGCGTGACGCTGCCCTTCGTCAGCTATGGCGGGTCGTCGCTGGTGATCAACATGTCAGCCATCGGCATTTTGATGAGTATCGCCCAGGGCACAGGGCAGGGCAAAAATTGGAAAGGGGCAGCGGTCAATGCGCGTTTTGATTTCTGGCGGGGGTACGGGCGGCCACGTCTATCCGGCCCTCGCCGTCTTCCAGGCACTGCAAGCACGACTCGACGCCGCACCGGCGGACGCCACATCCCGCGACCAGCCCCGCGCGGCGCAGTCATCAGCAGCGGCCGCGCCGCGCCGCGCAGTGCCGCCGTCAGCGGCGGACGCGCCGCCCCACGCCGCGCCGCGCCGCGTCGCCAGTTGGCCGCCGCCGCCCGTCTCTTCGGCCGCCGTCGCCCTTTACGTCGGCAGTGAGGACGGCGTGGAGCGCGACCTGGCGATGCGTGCCGGGCTGTCCTACCGGGCCATTGCCACCGGTCAACTGCGGGGACGGGCGCCCTGGACCGCCGCGGCCAACCTGCTGCGCATGGCGCACGGGGCGCGGCAGAGCGCCGCGCTCCTGCGTGAGTTTCAGCCGCAGGTCTGTTTTGTGACCGGCGGCTACGTCTGCACCCCGGTCGCGTGGGCCGCCAAGCGCATGGGCGTGCCTGTTCTGATCTATTTGCCCGACCTGACGCCGGGCCTGGCGATTCGAGCCTTGAGCCTGCTGGCCGCGCGGGTGGCGGTCTCGTTTCCTGAAGTGGCGCCGTGGTTCCCCGGCAAGGCGGTTGTCACCGGCTATCCGTTGCGGCCAGAACTGCACGCGGCAGCCGCCGACCGGCCCGGCGCCCGCGCTCATTTCAACCTGGCGCCGGATTTGCCGGTCTTGCTGGTGTTTGGGGGCAGTCGCGGCGCCCGCAGCATCAATCAGGCGTTGCTGGCCGCCCTGCCCGCGTTGGTCGGGCAGATGCAGGTCGTTCACATCAGCGGCACGCTCGACTGGCCGCAGGTCGAGGCGCAGGCAGCGGCCTTGCCAGAGTCGGTGCGGGCGCACTACCACGGCTTCGCCTACCTGCACGATGACATGGCCCTGGCCCTGGCCGCGGCCGACCTGGTGGTGGCCCGCGCCGGCGCCTCCACCCTGGGGGAATTTCCCCTGTTGGGGCTGCCGGCCATCCTGGCGCCTTACCCGTATGCCGGGCAGCATCAGGACGCCAACGCCGATTACCTGGTGCAGCGCGGCGCGGCCGTCAAACTGGGTGATGGCGAGCTGAGCACCCGCCTGGCGCCGCTGCTGCTCGACCTGGTGCAGGATCGCACCCGTTTAGGGCAGATGGCGCAGCAGGCCGCCAGCCTGGCGCGACCGCAGGCGGCAGAGGCCATCGTGGATGAGCTGTTGAGATTGGGAGCATCGCATGGCTGAGACCGATGTCCAGGGCATACGCATTGCCCTTGTCACCATTTTCTTGATCGCCATTGCCATGGCCTCCGGTTATCGTCGGGGCACGTTGCGGGAAGCGGCGACTACCGTGCTTCTCGCCTTTTTTGCTTCGCTGCCTTCGACCCCGCTGGGCGTTAGTCTTGTAGATTCCTTGAATTCCATTGCGCGCCAGGTCAAGGCGGTTGGATTTCAACTACAGGTGCTCATTCCTGGCATGCCCGATGCAAAGGCCGCGGTGAATACACTGAAAGACTGGCGTCTGATTCCCCTCCAGCAGCAGGAAGCGTTCATCTTCATTGTTTTCCTGGCAGGCATCTTTCTTGCCTATCGGGCAGGCAACATTGTTTTGACGTCGAAAAGAAGCCCGCCGTCAATGGGCGGCGCGCTGATGGGGTTGTTCAACGCGTACATCCTGGGACTGGTCCTGTTGCCCGACCTGCCGCGGGCCGTGCCGGCTCCCCAGGTCATCATGAACGGTAAGGAATTGACGCGGCAGGCCACTGAAACCTTCGCGCAGGTGGCGACGAGCATTGGCGTCACATTCTCGGCCGACAACATTCTGTTCGGGATCATCCTGTTGGTGGCGGTTTTGATGTACTGGGCGGTCGGCGAGCTGCGTTGAGGGTGATAACTCATGGGACCGATTGAAGCGCTCTGGGGCATCGTGGTGATCTTCTTCGTGATGATCAGCATCGTGCGCGGCTACAACAAGGAGCTTGGCTCGACTGTGTTGATCCTGGTGGCGCTGGTGGCCCTGAAGCTGCTGGATGGCCCGCTGACGACCGCGGTCAAGGCCGTTTTTCGCGGCGACAGCCAAAACCTGGCCCTGATGGTCACTTTTCAGGCGGTTTTCATTTTGATCGTCTTCGCCGGTTACTCCGGCGAAACCCTGATCTTCAGAGGCCAGCCGCGGCGCGGCAGCTCAGGACTGTTTTTCAATATCGTTTTCGGACTTGTCAACGGCATCCTGGTGGCCGGGACCTTGTGGCATTACATGGCTCTCTACAAATATCCACTGCCCAAGAGCATACTCGATGCCACGAAGCTATCGGATTTTGCCAAGGCCGCGCCCGCACATCTGCCCCCGACGTTGCCGGTAACGGCCCTGGTGGCGCTGCTTCTTTTTCTGATCATCCTGCGGGTGCGGAAGTAGGGCGGCCATGCCAACGAACGAACGCAGCGCCTGGCGCACCTGGCTGGGACAGCCGCCGGGCAAAACCCCGCCCCGGCTCCATCTGATCGGCATTGGCGGCAGCGGCCTGGCGGCCATTGCTCGGGTTCTTTTACAACGGGGGTTTCGTGTGTCCGGCTCGGATCGGCAAGAGAGCGCGACCCTGGCCGAATTGCGCAGCCTGGGCGCCACGGCTTTCGTGGGGCACGCCGCGGCGCAGGTGGCGGGCGCTGACCTGGTCTTGATCTCCTCGGCGGTGCCGCCGGATAACCCTGAGGTGACCGCGGCGCAGGCGGCCGGCGTCCCGGTCGTCAAGCGCCAGGACTTCTTGGGGCCATTGCTCCACGAGCAGACGCTGATCGCCGTGGCCGGTACGCATGGCAAGACCACAACGACCGGCATGGTGGCGACCATCCTGATCGGCGCGGGGCGTCAGCCAGGCTTCATCGTGGGCGGGCTGGTGCGCAACCTGGGCGTCAATGCGGCCGCCGGCGCCGGGCAGGTCTTTGCCATCGAGGCCGATGAGTATGACCACATGTTTTGGGGCTTGCATCCCACGGTGGCGATCATCACCAATGCCGAATGGGACCATCCTGATTGCTACCCGACGGCGGCTCTGTTCGCCCAGGCGTTCGACCGCTTCATGCGCCAGGTGCGGCCGGGCGGGTGGCTGGTGGCCTGCGCGGATGACCCTGGCGCGCAGCAGTTGGCGGCCGCGTACGCAACTGACGGCGGGCAGGTGGTGCATTACGGTCTCACGTCAGGGTCTTTACTACACGCAACAGAGGTTGATCTGCTGGCTGATGGCGGTAGTCGGGCCGTGGTGTGGCAGGGAGCGGAGCTGATGGGCACGCTGCGCCTCCAGGCGCCTGGCATGCACAATGTGCGCAACGCCCTGGCCGCGTTGGCCGCCTGTCAATGTTTGGGGGTGGCGCCGGCCGTGGCGTTGGCTCAGTTAGCAGCCTATCGGGGCGCGGGCCGTCGTTTCGAGGCCAAAGGTGAGGTCAATGGCATCCGGGTGTTCGATGACTATGCCCATCACCCCACTGAGATTCGCGCGACGCTGGCCGCGGCGCGTCACCTGGCGGGCGCGGGCCGTGTGTGGGCCTTCTTTCAGCCGCATACCTACAGCCGCACCCTGGCCCTGTGGGGCGACTTCTGCCGGGCCTTCGGTGATGCCGACCAGGTGCTCGTCACCGACATCTTCGCGGCGCGTGAAACCGATCACCTGGGCGTGAGCGGCGCCGGCCTGGCCGCGGCCATCGTGCATCCAGCCGTGCGCTACATCGCTCACCTGGAGGAGGCTGCCAACTACCTGGCGCAGGAGATGCAGCCCGGTGATCTGCTCCTGACCCTGGGCGCGGGGGACGGCTACCTGGTGGGAGAGATGGTATTGCGCATAGTCAAAGAGCATAACGGCACGAACGTTCGCCGCTCTCAGGACTTATCCACAAATGGGTAAATTGACCTTTTGCGGACTTGGTGTATAATGATTTTTGAGCTACACGCAAAAAACGAAACCGGATCACGTGACGCATTCGTCACGCGGGCGCAGGAGACTGGTTTCACGGTGACCCCTGATGTCCCACTTGCGGACTATACGACATTCAAGCTCGGCGGACCTGCCGATTTGCTGGTGATTGCCGAACGCATCACCGATTTGATCCGATTGGTCAACCTGGCGCGTGGCGCCGGTCTCCCTTTCTTTGTCCTGGGGGGCGGCAGCAACATTCTTGTCAGCGATGCAGGCGTGCGTGGCCTGGTCATTGTGAATCACTGCCGCCAGATTGCCGTGACTGGCACGACGGTGACCGCTGAGAGCGGCGCGCCGTTAGCCGGACTGGCTCGCCGCACCATTCGCCAGGGGTTGGGCGGCCTGCAATGGGCGGTCAGTGTGCCGGGAACCGTGGGCGGCGCGGTGATTGGTAACGCCGGCGCACACGGCGCTTGCATGGCCGACAACCTGGTCTCGGCCGAGGTGCTGGATGGGCAGGGCAACCTGACGCTGTGGGCGTTGGCTGATTTTGCCTATGCCTATCGGTTCAGCCGGCTCAAGCGCCCGGCGGACGCACAGACCCGCGGCGCGGTGGTGCTGACGGCCACCTTTCATCTGCAGGAGGCGGACCGCGCGGCCCTGGCTGAGCAAGCGGCGCGTTTTCTGGCTCACCGCCGTGCGACGCAGCCGGTGGAGGCCAGCGCCGGTTCTATGTTTCAGAACCCGCCGGGGGATTATGCCGGGCGCCTGATCGAAGCGGCCGGCCTGAAAGGGGTGCAGGTGGGCGGGGTGCAGTTCAGCCCGCTGCATGCCAATTTCATCGTCAACCTGGGGACGGGACGGGCGAGCGATGTCGTGGCCGCGATGGACCTGGCCCGCAGCCGTGTGCAGGCGCAGTTTGGCATCAGCCTGCAGCCGGAGATTTTGCTGGTTGGGGGGTAGGGGCATGGCCTTGCGCCTGCCCGCGTGGGCGACCGCAAGGGTGCGCCCCTACAAATTGAGAAGATACCCCCAGGCCGCGAACCATTGACAGACAACGTGTGTGAAGGGGAGATGAGGAGTCGCCATGAGTAGGCGCAAACTACGTGTCGGGGTATTGTTTGGTGGCAAATCGAGCGAGCATGATGTCTCGCTCGTTTCAGCGCGTTCGGTGATGGCTGCCATTGACAAGACCCGCTACGAGGTGGTGCCGATCGGCATCGAACGCGACGGGCATTGGCTGCGAGGCGGCGACCCGATGGCGCAGTTGACTGCGGGCGAGTATGCCAGCCCTCTGCCGGCTGCGCAGTTGGCCCAGGACGCGGCGCCCCCGCGCGTTGATTTCGCCTTCCTCGCGGGGGAGACGGCCGTGCAACTGGTGAACGGCGCGTCGTCACCGATGGCGCCGCAGGTTGACATCATCTTTCCGGTGCTGCACGGCCCCATGGGCGAGGATGGCACGGTGCAGGGCCTGCTCGATCTGGTCAACATCCCCTACGTGGGCTGCGGGGTGCTGGCTTCCGCGCTGGGCATGGACAAGTTGGTATGCAAGGCGGTCTTCGCGGCGCAGCGGTTGCCGCAAGTGCCCTATGTGGGCCTGCTGCGCCGGCGCTGGGAAGCGGAGCCAGACGCCGTACTCGCTGAACTGGAGGCGCAGTTGCCCTACCCGATGTTCGTCAAGCCGGCCAACATGGGTTCCAGTGTGGGCATCAGCAAGGCTCACAACCGCCTCGAGTTGGCGGCCGGTTTGCACGAGGCTGCGCGTTACGACCGCAAACTGGTGGTGGAGCAGGGTGTGGATGGCCGCGAGATCGAGTTGAGCGTGCTTGGCAACGATGACGATGTGCTTGTCAGCCTGCCGGGCGAGGTGGTGCCGGGCAACGAATTCTATGACTATGCCGCCAAGTATCTGCTGGACAACTCACAACTGCTCATCCCCGCGCCGCTGACCCCGGCCTTGACCCAGGAGGCGCAGGCCCTGGCTCGCGCCGCGTACCTGGCGCTGGACGGGGCCGGCCTGGCCCGCGTGGATCTGCTGCTCGATCGCGGCAGTGAGCGCCTGTTCAT
The DNA window shown above is from Candidatus Amarolinea dominans and carries:
- a CDS encoding phospho-N-acetylmuramoyl-pentapeptide-transferase, giving the protein MAYSLTLGAIAFFLAVIWGRPLINLLVRNRIGKQIRIEGPTTHQVKTGTPTMGGLMILIPVIVITSALNIANLLGWNIIGRSVLVPMTVLLLFGLLGAVDDLEGVRGRRSKGEGILGRWKALAQIILATLVVLFLHFVLDLRSVAVPGIREKIEIGLWYIPAAVFIVVAFSNAVNLTDGLDALAGSLAASAFTCYGVIAFLQQQVWLVAFCFTLVGAIMAFLWFNAHPAELFMGDTGSLALGATLAVVALMTGQWLLLPVVAAVYTAETVSVTLQVLWFKLSRRLYGQPRRLFKMAPLHHHFELTGWSETQVTQRFWLVGILCGMLGIALALL
- a CDS encoding penicillin-binding protein 2; amino-acid sequence: MDSLMQRSLPRVRAVFAIIVVVLTVIGLQLVRLQVIKAAAAPVAEGHNQYGSLLPPHRGNMVDRAGNLLATDGVRYQVAIAGAITETTIMSLTQRLAPWLEMPPAELERRLRNHGQGVTVLKFYARQAAAAEIERWNTDYLRVERLARRFYPENTDAAFVLGLATADQIGRYGVEAKYDAFLRENGDMAVTNLENHLRALSPDFSLDIPSPVGRDLVLTIDRRIQAIVEDELKFAVDYYGATGGTIIVMDPKTGEILAMASAPGYSPNTFYEVQAAPDQHDPFSDPATGLLYEPGSVFKIVTMAAGLDSGKVTLDQKFKDVGVLEVGEREIRNSDRQAHGEVAIPTILQRSLNIGSAQVALAMGADTFYSYVERFGFGNVTGVDLSGEVRGIVKRPKSSAQWSPSDLATNAFGQGISVTPMQMICAVSAVANNGVMMRPHVVKAIVDHGRWFEIEPSPVRIAISPQTARLMTDILVSVVENGGTNQAAVPGYHIAGKTGTAEIPGRTAYDSDLTISTYVGYAPAADPRFVVLVKLDKTRLSVWAGHTSAPTFQRLARRLFALLNIPPSDG
- a CDS encoding CvpA family protein, which encodes MGPIEALWGIVVIFFVMISIVRGYNKELGSTVLILVALVALKLLDGPLTTAVKAVFRGDSQNLALMVTFQAVFILIVFAGYSGETLIFRGQPRRGSSGLFFNIVFGLVNGILVAGTLWHYMALYKYPLPKSILDATKLSDFAKAAPAHLPPTLPVTALVALLLFLIILRVRK
- the murD gene encoding UDP-N-acetylmuramoyl-L-alanine--D-glutamate ligase gives rise to the protein MMNSSWFRGKRIVILGLARQGTALARFLVGRGAHVTISDLQPAGAASLAAAQAAVADLPVTLALGGHPLALLDDADLLCLSGGVSPDLPIVQAARAAGIPLSNDSLLTLQQTAAFSVGITGSSGKTTTTTLTGAMLKASGLTTWVGGNIGTPLIDQLDAIAANDRIVLELSSFQLELFDPALCLGEPVSTRVAGMLNVTPNHLDRHPSMDAYAAAKRNLLLHQRAGDVAVLGLDNEITAAWYAAYATAAGRGLPGAGVQVLGFSLLTEPPVGASLRGDELRLRLPGQAEQRVCRVADVRLRGRHNIANLLAAFCLSGAAGASVEAMTAVATTFSGVAHRLELVRVHAGVAWYNDSIATAPERTIAALQSFDEPIILLAGGRDKHLPWDLLALAGRGRVRHVVTFGEAAGLIERALADFAAAHPAAPGAAPSVQHTDSLAQAVALAATLAQPSDVVLLSPGGTSYDAYRDFAARGEHFRALVDGL
- a CDS encoding UDP-N-acetylmuramoyl-tripeptide--D-alanyl-D-alanine ligase, producing MQLTLSHLLAVLANPAAISLNTPSPATVSDLRSPISGLRSPVSGLRSPVSDLRSPISTVVVDSRQVQPGAVFVALAGERTNGHSFVTDALHRGAVAAIVEQDVVPDAECWIVDTRAFVLQHSASSFSPPPTGRPLLLRVENSLQALQAWAAAWRADVGAVSGLRVIGITGSVGKTSTKESVASVLARRFPTLKSVGNQNNEIGVPLTLLRLTPADRRAVLEMGMYYLGDIALLARLAQPQVGVITNVGPVHLERAGSLERIAQAKGELIEALPASGVAILNQDDPLVMALAPRSAARVFTYGLDSRADLWADEISSEGQEGIRFALHYEGDHLHVKVPMLGRHSVHTALRAAAVGLVEGLNWQEIIEGLQDVQAQLRLVVAPGLRGSMVIDDTYSASPAATLAALNLLADLAVPSGARRIAVLGDMRELGDQTEIGHRKVGQRAADVAGKLVAVGPLARLIAAEALSAGMAPGNVAQVNDNAGAVAVLRSMVQSGDLILVKGSRALHLEEIVAALSRPESEDV
- a CDS encoding UDP-N-acetylglucosamine--N-acetylmuramyl-(pentapeptide) pyrophosphoryl-undecaprenol N-acetylglucosamine transferase, whose amino-acid sequence is MRVLISGGGTGGHVYPALAVFQALQARLDAAPADATSRDQPRAAQSSAAAAPRRAVPPSAADAPPHAAPRRVASWPPPPVSSAAVALYVGSEDGVERDLAMRAGLSYRAIATGQLRGRAPWTAAANLLRMAHGARQSAALLREFQPQVCFVTGGYVCTPVAWAAKRMGVPVLIYLPDLTPGLAIRALSLLAARVAVSFPEVAPWFPGKAVVTGYPLRPELHAAAADRPGARAHFNLAPDLPVLLVFGGSRGARSINQALLAALPALVGQMQVVHISGTLDWPQVEAQAAALPESVRAHYHGFAYLHDDMALALAAADLVVARAGASTLGEFPLLGLPAILAPYPYAGQHQDANADYLVQRGAAVKLGDGELSTRLAPLLLDLVQDRTRLGQMAQQAASLARPQAAEAIVDELLRLGASHG